Proteins encoded within one genomic window of Microbacterium sp. zg-B185:
- a CDS encoding PDGLE domain-containing protein: MTGTRPGTRRISTTAFTIAALSVALLIACGLSVWASTQPDGLEFVAETVGFDAAARESMLSGSPLADYGVAAIDQPWLSVAVAGACGCALTFGLAWLLGRLASSRRDRP; this comes from the coding sequence GTGACCGGGACGCGGCCGGGGACACGCCGCATCTCCACGACAGCGTTCACGATCGCAGCCCTGAGTGTCGCCCTGCTGATCGCCTGCGGGCTCAGCGTCTGGGCGTCGACACAGCCGGACGGACTGGAATTCGTCGCCGAGACGGTGGGATTCGACGCGGCCGCGCGGGAGAGCATGCTCAGCGGCAGCCCCCTGGCGGATTACGGGGTTGCCGCGATCGACCAGCCGTGGCTGTCTGTTGCGGTGGCCGGAGCCTGCGGATGCGCGCTGACCTTCGGCCTCGCGTGGCTGCTCGGCCGGCTCGCCTCGTCGCGGCGCGACCGGCCGTGA
- a CDS encoding AraC family transcriptional regulator yields the protein MRDIAGRRALNAPSHGSAAGPRQGMAQLRLGHVVLFTTVNGICLPADLRRTAEDERRYTVLIHAGENGTSHSRIVCADTALDALIGMRGDLRAVAVPDRMLPPHSITPAAVPLAETALVRASRAVVGVLFSMAAVSAGGDSAAATEDVVVAMVRGILREQRPAMIGAGDGDEVEHRVWALIADRHPDPEFDVGTIARELAFSRRQLYRRVTGEAGVAALIAQHRLSTAMRLIGEDPSKPLADVASSSGFSRLANMRALFTTRLGMTPTTYRRGILASRS from the coding sequence ATGCGAGACATTGCAGGACGACGGGCACTCAACGCGCCCTCGCACGGGTCCGCAGCGGGTCCGCGGCAGGGGATGGCGCAGCTGCGTCTCGGCCATGTCGTGCTGTTCACGACGGTCAACGGCATCTGCCTGCCCGCGGATCTTCGCCGGACTGCGGAGGACGAACGACGCTACACGGTGCTGATCCACGCCGGCGAGAACGGCACGTCGCACTCCCGTATCGTGTGCGCGGACACCGCGCTGGATGCCCTGATCGGAATGCGTGGAGATCTCCGCGCGGTCGCCGTGCCGGATCGTATGCTTCCGCCGCATTCCATCACGCCCGCTGCTGTCCCGCTCGCCGAGACCGCCTTGGTCCGCGCCTCGCGTGCGGTGGTGGGCGTCCTCTTCTCCATGGCTGCGGTCTCCGCCGGCGGGGACTCGGCGGCGGCAACCGAAGACGTGGTCGTCGCGATGGTCCGCGGCATCCTGCGTGAGCAGCGGCCCGCGATGATCGGCGCCGGGGATGGCGACGAGGTGGAGCATCGGGTGTGGGCGTTGATCGCCGACCGGCATCCGGATCCGGAGTTCGACGTGGGCACGATCGCGCGGGAACTGGCCTTCAGCCGCCGTCAGCTCTACCGGCGGGTGACGGGCGAGGCCGGGGTCGCCGCCCTCATCGCACAGCATCGGCTGTCCACGGCGATGCGGCTGATCGGCGAGGACCCCTCCAAACCGCTCGCGGACGTGGCCTCCTCATCGGGGTTCTCCCGACTGGCCAACATGCGGGCGCTGTTCACCACGCGACTGGGGATGACGCCCACCACGTATCGCCGCGGCATCCTGGCCTCACGCAGCTAG
- a CDS encoding transcriptional repressor → MPADPGAQDHRRLHAAAEPDAVGAALAALRARGERVTAPRRAVLEALAHHAEHLTADEVAALLEDTDVHRATVYRTLELLAATGVVSHRHVPGGAARYHLAATGAGREHLHGHCLRCGEVVVLPPDPLDGVGPRVLEGAGFRLDARQSTLVGLCARCAGSSIAPATDADAARP, encoded by the coding sequence ATGCCCGCCGATCCCGGAGCGCAGGACCACCGACGGCTGCATGCCGCCGCGGAGCCGGATGCCGTCGGCGCGGCGCTCGCCGCGCTGCGTGCCCGCGGGGAGCGCGTCACCGCACCGCGCCGCGCCGTGCTGGAGGCGCTGGCCCACCACGCGGAGCACCTGACCGCCGACGAGGTCGCCGCCCTGCTGGAGGACACCGACGTCCACCGCGCGACCGTCTACCGCACGCTGGAGCTGCTGGCGGCGACCGGCGTGGTCTCGCACCGGCACGTGCCCGGAGGTGCGGCGCGCTACCACCTGGCCGCCACCGGGGCCGGCCGCGAGCATCTGCACGGACACTGCCTCCGCTGCGGCGAGGTCGTCGTCCTGCCGCCGGACCCGCTGGACGGGGTGGGTCCGCGCGTCCTGGAGGGCGCCGGATTCCGGCTGGACGCGCGGCAGAGCACGCTGGTCGGACTGTGCGCCCGATGTGCCGGGTCGAGCATCGCGCCCGCGACGGACGCCGACGCCGCCCGGCCGTGA
- a CDS encoding FUSC family protein codes for MDAALIVLGVIVLLLTLLDTFLAVLNYDEGGLFVDKIVRGQWLVMRAITRRVDRRWRPLVLRQVTGVLLLTTIFWWLLGILLGFALIYLGAMGFSGAFQISPGVKADFWGALYLSTGQFSTVGVDNISPGVPVLELLTVIEAMVSIVLLSIIITFLGSAYGVIQSLRALSANFFRIGRGVGDPIETLQPFFPDGPSRGLDSQLGAISDALSAYAEGLAQNRAAYYFQSGRDQFSLPFSLYMTAGVIGALQWGLPAGSDPTKEPNLARLGQTYEDFRLRTQRMLGLRSATPRPPVSAAEFSTAMTTFDSADAHTRSDAWVMRFLAINRRMAELTQSSAVPDSEEMYRRYTAWLAFEVEARAFTTAVGSDLDYQPIYRGVATTPDDIPLSAADAAAIPVMVGPTASAEAPAAPTGNPLGRWLRRRTTVKDPGLVRLADAVRSLVAAIVAVGIAVPLASLAGLNTASAATFAGLISLFSAPATAGGRAGGKWWAGTVAALPAIVGASCGVLIPRTPVSAVFELALVAALAMWLRRFGPAVGGLGQLGFVTYYVTALLGMNASDLTAVLVAAGVGVLASWIVGLIPRPSVVRQIDDGIDALYERVAALIDGSVDLVATGRLDARLIRSLRAGQSALVQAAGSVAGHLDADTTPGIPAGRARALRVRVFDLQLAAQSLVTMLPVTASLAITVDERARLAADLLDLQQQLAAYRPGAPAKPPAPRATPSDPPPDWPRSARAILATIGELRTAIDRLRAAQKSDDAAEDAHPQKQGLTQAKESEHGRTPEREQRSASAGRSAAHASSGVPEGTAVAHARRARAGAGTSGRRPAQPPGALSPGGREAARAADKQAVQAAISTGLALFLGGFVSTGHQYWAAMPAFQVLSGSDAETRSKGFMRIVATIAASGIAFGLAIVADHTPAVAIPLLLISAFAMSYMRAVSSAWLAFWATLLLATVYDLLGTLSVETVEVRLAETAIGSLVAVAVSAVVLPTRTRTRVLHGMAGVLDQASALGRALFGRLQGAQAPTAAELSHMTRALGAQLADLEKLAHPIRRNPGSLQPAGIQAQLTSLWALLDHEGHLVRLLRTYSPDAAAPRWRELAAATGDNFDAVRRVLTGSLPHRVHLPAELEDAVGEVGSDAERTVILQILRMNQTLLALLDAVAPGTVESMTNPDAAAGDARQADRSGVAG; via the coding sequence ATGGACGCGGCGTTGATCGTGCTCGGGGTGATCGTGCTGCTGCTGACGCTCCTGGACACGTTCCTCGCGGTGCTCAACTACGACGAAGGCGGTCTCTTCGTCGACAAGATCGTCCGCGGCCAATGGCTGGTCATGCGCGCGATCACGCGGCGGGTGGACCGTCGATGGCGTCCGCTGGTGCTGCGCCAGGTCACCGGGGTGCTGCTGCTGACCACGATCTTCTGGTGGCTGTTGGGGATCCTGCTCGGTTTCGCGCTGATCTACCTCGGCGCGATGGGCTTCAGCGGCGCGTTCCAGATCTCGCCCGGCGTGAAGGCCGACTTCTGGGGTGCGCTGTACCTGAGCACCGGCCAGTTCTCCACGGTCGGCGTGGACAACATCTCCCCGGGTGTCCCGGTGCTGGAGCTGCTCACGGTCATCGAGGCCATGGTCAGCATCGTGCTGCTGTCGATCATCATCACCTTCCTCGGCAGCGCCTACGGCGTCATCCAGTCTTTGCGCGCGCTCTCGGCCAACTTCTTCCGCATCGGTCGCGGCGTCGGCGATCCGATCGAGACGCTGCAGCCGTTCTTCCCGGACGGTCCGTCCCGCGGACTGGACAGCCAGCTGGGGGCCATCTCGGACGCGCTCAGCGCCTACGCGGAGGGGCTTGCCCAGAACCGCGCTGCGTACTACTTCCAAAGCGGGCGGGACCAATTCTCCCTGCCGTTCAGCCTGTACATGACGGCGGGAGTGATCGGGGCGCTGCAATGGGGGCTGCCCGCCGGCAGCGACCCGACGAAGGAGCCGAACCTCGCGCGGCTCGGCCAAACCTACGAGGACTTCCGTCTGCGCACGCAGCGGATGCTGGGCCTGCGCAGCGCGACACCGCGCCCGCCCGTCTCCGCCGCCGAGTTCTCGACCGCCATGACGACCTTCGACTCGGCCGACGCGCACACCCGCTCGGATGCGTGGGTGATGCGCTTCCTCGCGATCAACCGGCGCATGGCCGAACTTACGCAGAGCAGCGCGGTGCCCGATTCCGAGGAGATGTACCGCCGCTACACCGCCTGGCTGGCCTTCGAGGTCGAGGCGCGCGCCTTCACCACCGCCGTCGGCAGTGATCTGGACTACCAGCCGATCTATCGCGGGGTGGCCACGACCCCGGACGACATTCCGCTGTCCGCGGCGGACGCTGCCGCGATCCCGGTCATGGTCGGCCCAACGGCGTCCGCCGAGGCGCCCGCCGCGCCGACCGGAAACCCGCTGGGGCGATGGCTCCGGCGCCGCACCACGGTGAAAGACCCCGGCCTGGTCCGTCTGGCCGACGCCGTGCGGTCGCTGGTCGCCGCGATCGTCGCGGTGGGGATCGCGGTGCCCCTGGCCAGCCTGGCCGGACTGAACACCGCCTCGGCCGCCACGTTCGCCGGGCTCATCTCGCTCTTCTCCGCACCGGCCACGGCGGGCGGCAGGGCGGGCGGCAAATGGTGGGCCGGCACCGTCGCCGCGCTGCCGGCCATCGTGGGGGCCAGCTGCGGCGTCCTGATCCCGCGCACGCCGGTCTCGGCGGTCTTCGAACTGGCGCTGGTAGCGGCGCTGGCGATGTGGCTGCGCCGCTTCGGTCCCGCCGTCGGCGGACTGGGTCAGCTGGGTTTCGTCACGTACTACGTCACAGCGCTGCTGGGGATGAACGCGTCCGACCTGACCGCCGTCTTGGTCGCGGCGGGAGTCGGCGTCCTCGCGTCCTGGATCGTCGGCCTGATCCCCAGGCCCAGCGTCGTTCGCCAGATCGACGACGGGATCGACGCGCTCTACGAGCGCGTCGCGGCGCTGATCGACGGGAGCGTCGACCTGGTCGCGACGGGTCGGCTGGATGCCCGTCTGATCCGCTCGCTGCGCGCCGGGCAGTCCGCGCTGGTGCAGGCGGCCGGCTCGGTGGCCGGTCATCTGGACGCGGACACGACGCCGGGCATCCCCGCCGGCCGCGCCCGCGCCCTCCGCGTGCGGGTGTTCGATCTTCAGCTGGCGGCCCAGAGCCTGGTCACGATGCTTCCGGTCACTGCCAGTCTCGCCATCACCGTCGACGAGCGTGCGCGCCTGGCGGCGGACCTGCTCGATCTGCAGCAGCAACTCGCGGCGTACCGGCCCGGCGCCCCCGCCAAGCCGCCCGCGCCGCGGGCGACACCCAGCGACCCGCCGCCGGACTGGCCGCGGTCGGCGCGGGCCATCCTCGCGACGATCGGCGAGCTGCGCACCGCGATCGATCGCCTGCGGGCAGCGCAGAAGAGTGACGATGCGGCCGAGGACGCGCACCCGCAGAAGCAGGGGCTGACGCAGGCGAAGGAGTCCGAGCACGGGAGGACGCCTGAGCGTGAGCAGCGGTCTGCGTCGGCGGGTCGTTCCGCGGCGCACGCGTCCAGCGGGGTGCCCGAGGGCACGGCCGTCGCGCACGCGCGGCGCGCACGCGCCGGCGCGGGCACATCCGGCCGTCGGCCCGCACAGCCGCCGGGCGCCCTCAGCCCCGGGGGCAGGGAAGCGGCGCGCGCGGCCGATAAACAGGCGGTGCAGGCGGCGATCTCGACCGGGCTGGCCTTGTTCCTCGGCGGCTTCGTCTCCACCGGTCATCAGTACTGGGCGGCGATGCCGGCGTTCCAGGTGCTGAGCGGATCAGATGCCGAGACCCGTTCGAAGGGGTTCATGCGCATCGTGGCGACGATCGCCGCGTCCGGTATCGCGTTCGGCCTGGCCATCGTCGCCGATCACACCCCGGCTGTGGCGATCCCGCTGCTGCTGATCAGCGCGTTCGCCATGTCCTACATGCGCGCGGTGTCCTCCGCGTGGCTGGCGTTCTGGGCCACGCTCCTGCTGGCCACCGTCTACGACCTGCTGGGCACCCTCAGCGTCGAGACCGTCGAGGTGCGCCTCGCCGAGACGGCGATCGGGTCGCTCGTGGCGGTCGCCGTCTCGGCGGTGGTGCTGCCCACCCGCACCCGCACGCGCGTCCTGCACGGAATGGCGGGCGTGCTGGACCAGGCCTCAGCGCTCGGCCGGGCACTGTTCGGGCGGCTGCAGGGGGCGCAGGCGCCGACGGCCGCCGAACTGTCCCACATGACCCGCGCACTCGGCGCGCAGCTGGCGGACCTGGAGAAGCTCGCACACCCGATCCGACGCAACCCGGGTTCGCTGCAGCCGGCCGGCATTCAGGCCCAGCTGACTTCGCTGTGGGCGCTGCTCGACCACGAGGGCCACCTGGTCCGCCTGCTGCGCACCTACAGTCCCGACGCCGCCGCGCCTCGCTGGCGGGAGCTCGCCGCCGCCACGGGGGACAACTTCGACGCGGTGCGCCGGGTGCTGACCGGCTCCCTGCCGCACCGCGTGCACCTGCCCGCGGAGCTGGAGGATGCCGTAGGGGAGGTCGGGTCGGACGCGGAGCGGACGGTGATCCTGCAGATCCTGCGCATGAACCAGACGCTGCTGGCCCTGCTGGATGCCGTGGCACCGGGGACCGTGGAATCCATGACGAATCCGGATGCCGCCGCCGGCGATGCGCGGCAGGCCGACCGGTCCGGTGTGGCCGGCTGA
- the cbiQ gene encoding cobalt ECF transporter T component CbiQ has protein sequence MRSGEGRTGTPRSAWLHRVPPRTSLLTLVGFAVVVVATPREWFAVFALYAVAVAMLLVAARVRPAVALRRLSIEIPFVVFALLMPFIATGPRVEVLGVPLAVEGLWGAWALLAKATLTLLAAVAFTAVTEPRRIVGALAALRMPAQLTAIIGFMLRYLDVIGEESARMRVARQSRGFANRGLRDWRTLGRGVGALFVRAHARGERVHLAMLARGYSDGTG, from the coding sequence ATGCGCTCGGGAGAAGGCCGGACGGGCACGCCGCGGTCCGCGTGGCTGCACCGTGTCCCGCCGCGCACGTCGCTGCTGACGCTGGTCGGGTTCGCGGTGGTGGTGGTGGCCACGCCGCGGGAATGGTTCGCGGTGTTCGCGCTGTATGCCGTCGCGGTGGCGATGCTGCTCGTGGCCGCCCGTGTGCGCCCCGCGGTCGCGCTGCGGCGGCTGAGCATCGAGATCCCGTTCGTGGTGTTCGCCCTGCTCATGCCCTTCATCGCGACCGGGCCGCGCGTGGAAGTCCTCGGTGTCCCGCTCGCCGTGGAAGGGCTGTGGGGGGCCTGGGCGCTGCTGGCCAAGGCGACCTTGACGCTGCTGGCCGCGGTCGCGTTCACCGCGGTGACCGAGCCGCGGCGGATCGTCGGCGCCTTGGCGGCGCTGCGGATGCCGGCGCAGCTGACGGCCATCATCGGCTTCATGTTGCGCTACCTCGACGTGATCGGGGAGGAGTCGGCGCGGATGCGCGTCGCCCGCCAGTCGCGGGGATTCGCCAACCGCGGTCTGCGCGACTGGCGCACGCTCGGCCGCGGTGTCGGAGCGCTGTTCGTGCGCGCCCACGCCCGCGGCGAGCGCGTGCACCTGGCCATGCTGGCCCGCGGCTACAGCGACGGCACGGGATGA
- a CDS encoding urea transporter translates to MSTTTQPTEVRAWGLGLLHGPSQIYFQQNIITGLLVLAAFFIADWRMGILALIGALGGMIGGRAVRYPASSVAAGMQSFCGTLVGAAVFAALGGAHWWSYVLAFVGGVATGPVTWLVDALFSRTALKKYQLPYTTAPFVIVATIIALSTLRLAVDAAPSDLPDDPVPAFFISLLTNVWQVVLVDNPFAGAAILLGLFIASWKVGLAALMGSAVGSVTAIAMGESWSEIANGLANYSGVLTAIALAVTFLKSSTASWLYSLPWIVVTAVVTLLMHRLGADTYTWPYILTTWVALIVAYYVSGLKRS, encoded by the coding sequence ATGAGCACCACGACTCAGCCGACCGAAGTGCGCGCGTGGGGGTTGGGCCTGCTGCACGGCCCGTCGCAGATCTACTTCCAGCAGAACATCATCACCGGACTGCTCGTGCTGGCGGCGTTCTTCATCGCGGACTGGCGGATGGGCATCCTCGCGCTGATCGGTGCGCTCGGCGGCATGATCGGAGGTCGCGCCGTCCGCTACCCCGCCTCGAGCGTCGCGGCGGGCATGCAGTCCTTCTGCGGGACCCTCGTCGGCGCGGCGGTCTTCGCTGCGCTGGGCGGCGCGCACTGGTGGTCGTACGTGCTGGCCTTCGTGGGCGGCGTGGCCACCGGTCCGGTCACCTGGCTGGTGGATGCGCTGTTCAGCAGGACGGCGCTGAAGAAGTACCAGCTGCCGTACACGACGGCCCCGTTCGTCATCGTCGCGACGATCATCGCGCTGTCCACGCTGCGGCTCGCCGTGGACGCGGCGCCGTCGGATCTGCCGGATGACCCGGTGCCGGCCTTCTTCATCTCCCTCCTGACCAACGTCTGGCAGGTCGTGCTCGTGGACAACCCGTTCGCGGGTGCGGCCATTCTGCTGGGGCTGTTCATCGCGAGCTGGAAGGTCGGACTGGCGGCGCTGATGGGCAGTGCCGTGGGTTCGGTGACCGCGATCGCGATGGGGGAGTCCTGGAGCGAGATCGCGAACGGGCTGGCCAACTACTCGGGCGTGCTCACCGCGATAGCGCTCGCGGTGACGTTCCTCAAGAGCAGCACCGCCTCGTGGCTGTACTCGCTGCCCTGGATCGTGGTGACGGCCGTGGTCACGCTGCTGATGCACCGTCTCGGCGCGGACACCTACACGTGGCCATACATCCTCACCACGTGGGTCGCACTGATCGTGGCGTACTACGTCAGCGGGCTGAAGCGCAGCTGA
- the dapA gene encoding 4-hydroxy-tetrahydrodipicolinate synthase, which translates to MTHSGNPFGQVLVALVTPMTADGEVDWPAVEKHIDDVITAGADGIVVTGTTGETSTLTDAEKIRLVEVGKDVSAGRAKIITGGGSNETAHAIELYKASEKVGADGIMIVTPYYNKPTQAGILTHFRLVADATDLPVILYDIPGRTGVPIKYETILRIAKHPNVLAVKDAKGDFSEVSRVLNQTDLMYFSGDDANILPHLAIGATGLIGVTANIAAQPYRAIVDAVNRGDLAAATAAHMQLEPLVRAVMTHVPGTVSAKYILHGLGRIGSPRVRLPLVGPEEWEAAKIEDELALVRDVPGADFSNFRPDRNAAAGGALPKVSGTTR; encoded by the coding sequence ATGACGCACTCGGGCAATCCCTTCGGACAGGTCCTCGTCGCGCTGGTCACGCCGATGACCGCGGACGGCGAAGTGGACTGGCCCGCCGTGGAGAAGCACATCGACGACGTCATCACGGCCGGAGCCGATGGCATCGTCGTGACGGGGACCACCGGCGAGACCTCCACCCTCACCGACGCCGAGAAGATCCGGCTGGTCGAGGTCGGCAAGGACGTCTCCGCCGGCCGCGCGAAGATCATCACCGGCGGCGGCTCCAACGAGACGGCGCATGCGATCGAGCTGTACAAGGCTAGCGAGAAGGTGGGCGCGGACGGCATCATGATCGTCACGCCGTACTACAACAAGCCGACCCAGGCCGGGATCCTCACGCACTTCCGCCTGGTCGCGGACGCGACCGACCTCCCGGTCATCCTGTACGACATCCCGGGTCGCACCGGTGTGCCCATCAAGTACGAGACGATCCTGCGGATCGCCAAGCACCCCAATGTGCTGGCGGTCAAGGACGCCAAGGGCGACTTCAGCGAGGTCAGCCGCGTGCTGAATCAAACCGACCTGATGTACTTCTCCGGCGACGACGCGAACATCCTGCCGCACCTGGCCATCGGCGCGACCGGCCTGATCGGGGTCACGGCGAACATCGCCGCCCAGCCGTACCGCGCGATCGTGGATGCCGTCAACCGAGGTGACCTGGCCGCCGCGACGGCAGCCCACATGCAGCTCGAGCCGCTCGTGCGCGCCGTGATGACCCACGTCCCCGGGACGGTCTCTGCCAAGTACATCCTGCACGGGCTGGGGCGGATCGGCAGTCCCCGCGTCCGTCTTCCCCTGGTCGGGCCGGAAGAGTGGGAAGCCGCCAAGATCGAGGACGAGCTCGCGCTGGTGCGCGACGTCCCCGGCGCGGACTTTTCCAACTTCCGCCCGGACCGCAACGCCGCCGCCGGCGGAGCGCTGCCGAAGGTTTCCGGAACAACAAGATGA
- a CDS encoding SDR family NAD(P)-dependent oxidoreductase, which yields MTRTALITGASSGLGAEFARRLAARGADLVLVARDAAALEELAAELRAAHRVRCEVLAADLLDELQLARVRARVSDPAHPVDLLVNNAGFGLPLAFEANDIDDEQRHLDLHVSVPMHLMHAALPAMIARGGGRIINVASVAGFTPRSTYGAVKGWLISFSRWANVTYAPRGVSVTALCPGFTHTRFHERMGLAPGREGVADWMWLDAATVVRAGLRDAARGKAVSVPSLRYKALVALARVLPDRVVVATASRGR from the coding sequence ATGACACGCACGGCGCTGATCACCGGAGCAAGCTCCGGGCTGGGGGCCGAGTTCGCGCGCCGGCTGGCCGCACGCGGAGCGGACCTGGTGCTGGTCGCCCGCGACGCCGCGGCGCTGGAGGAGCTGGCCGCCGAACTGCGCGCCGCACATCGGGTGCGCTGCGAAGTGCTCGCGGCGGATCTGCTGGACGAGCTCCAGCTGGCCCGCGTCCGCGCGCGCGTCAGCGACCCGGCGCATCCGGTCGACCTGCTGGTCAACAACGCCGGGTTCGGACTGCCGCTCGCGTTCGAAGCCAACGACATCGACGACGAGCAGCGTCACCTGGACCTGCACGTGTCCGTACCGATGCACCTCATGCACGCCGCTCTGCCGGCGATGATCGCACGCGGAGGGGGCCGCATCATCAACGTCGCATCCGTCGCCGGGTTCACGCCCCGCTCCACCTATGGTGCGGTGAAGGGCTGGCTGATCAGCTTCAGCCGCTGGGCGAACGTGACGTATGCGCCGCGCGGGGTGAGCGTCACCGCCCTGTGCCCGGGATTCACCCACACGCGCTTCCACGAGCGGATGGGGCTGGCGCCGGGGCGGGAAGGCGTCGCGGACTGGATGTGGCTGGATGCCGCGACGGTGGTGCGCGCGGGCCTGCGCGATGCGGCCCGGGGCAAAGCGGTGTCGGTGCCTTCGCTGCGGTACAAGGCCCTCGTGGCACTGGCCCGAGTCCTCCCCGACCGCGTCGTGGTGGCCACCGCCTCGCGAGGCCGCTGA
- a CDS encoding energy-coupling factor ABC transporter permease — translation MHVPDGFLTLPTSIGTGVVAAAGIALALPRARREGTDDRKAPMVGIVATVIFAAQMINFPVGVGTSGHLMGGALAAVLVGPATAVLCLSVVLIVQALLFADGGITALGTNITLMALVTVLVGWWVFRGLMLVLPGRRASVVAAAAVGARASVPAAAAVFAGLFAVGGSVAVPPAAVFAGMLSWHAVIGLGEAAITALIVSAVVATRPDLVYGTRYERRSRRSPGRPVREVPA, via the coding sequence ATGCATGTTCCCGACGGATTCCTCACGCTGCCGACCTCGATCGGGACCGGAGTGGTCGCGGCCGCCGGGATCGCCCTGGCGTTGCCCCGGGCCCGCCGCGAGGGGACGGACGACCGCAAGGCGCCGATGGTCGGCATCGTCGCGACTGTCATCTTCGCGGCGCAGATGATCAACTTCCCCGTCGGGGTGGGGACAAGCGGCCACCTGATGGGCGGAGCGCTCGCCGCCGTCCTGGTCGGCCCGGCAACAGCGGTTCTGTGCCTCAGCGTGGTGCTGATCGTCCAGGCGCTGCTCTTCGCCGACGGCGGCATCACGGCGCTGGGCACCAACATCACGCTGATGGCTCTGGTCACCGTCCTCGTCGGCTGGTGGGTGTTCCGCGGGCTCATGCTCGTCCTGCCGGGGCGGCGTGCATCGGTGGTGGCTGCGGCGGCCGTGGGCGCCCGGGCGTCGGTCCCGGCGGCCGCCGCGGTCTTCGCCGGGCTGTTCGCCGTGGGGGGGAGCGTGGCGGTCCCGCCGGCAGCGGTGTTCGCCGGGATGCTCTCCTGGCACGCCGTGATCGGCCTGGGCGAGGCGGCGATCACCGCCCTGATCGTCTCGGCGGTCGTGGCCACGCGACCGGATCTCGTGTACGGCACGCGGTATGAGCGGCGATCCCGGCGCAGTCCCGGTCGTCCCGTGCGGGAGGTGCCGGCGTGA